A single region of the Streptomyces sp. NBC_01381 genome encodes:
- a CDS encoding family 20 glycosylhydrolase: MTVLRSIFAPRPRSRPHRRRLRGTVAALLLLAAPVPATAQATPSAAAEPPRTVPALTDWTPGEGSYSYGPDTRLVARGKAARQVARTLADDLRAAGEGRVPVADVTPRDGDIVIDVDPARERLGREGYELRAGERLEITGATEAGAFYGTRTLLQLLAQGDRVPAGRTVDVPQYKERGVGVCACYIHVSTPWLENLVRDMAYNKQNQLLLELKVKSDKHPEANSWGYYTKSEIRRLVALGEKYHVTIVPEINSPGHMDPWLENRTDLQLTDSDGKPQPSRLDITKDEAFAYYTSLIDEYAEVFPAKSWHMGADEYMLGSDFAKYPHILEYARKKYGANATPQDAFVDFINRVHAYATRQGKQLRIWNDGLTGANTVPVAAGTSVEHWLDVQTKPSQLIAQGHPLQNAAYALYLVRGGFHTNTKALYDQAWDPRSFEGEKLASRDGITGAKISLWPDNGRGETENQVAAAMAMPLSHIAQVTWGAAHPDPTYADFTARADTVGHAPGWRDLTRTPVADGTYTLRDTKGHAKPARYEIKRTADGYVTLKSASSGACLETRSGKLTLNVPLQPGTAVTEETCDPANTLQRWQLTERAGGYRLTNAITRMSAHVTDDGRILQYPDDQQPPAAWTLTTR, from the coding sequence ATGACCGTCCTGCGCTCGATCTTCGCGCCCCGCCCCCGCTCCCGCCCGCACCGGAGACGGCTGCGGGGCACCGTGGCCGCCCTGCTGCTGCTCGCCGCCCCGGTCCCGGCCACCGCCCAGGCGACCCCGTCGGCAGCCGCGGAGCCGCCCCGCACCGTCCCCGCGCTCACCGACTGGACGCCGGGGGAGGGGAGTTACTCCTACGGCCCGGACACCCGCCTCGTCGCCCGCGGGAAGGCGGCGCGCCAGGTCGCCCGCACCCTCGCCGACGATCTGCGCGCGGCGGGCGAGGGCCGCGTGCCGGTCGCCGACGTCACCCCGCGCGACGGCGACATCGTGATCGACGTCGACCCGGCGCGCGAGCGGCTCGGCCGCGAGGGGTACGAACTCCGCGCCGGCGAACGCCTTGAGATCACCGGGGCGACCGAGGCCGGTGCCTTCTACGGCACCCGCACGCTCCTCCAACTCCTCGCCCAGGGCGACCGCGTGCCCGCCGGCCGCACCGTCGACGTGCCCCAGTACAAGGAGCGGGGCGTCGGCGTCTGCGCCTGCTACATCCACGTCTCCACGCCCTGGCTGGAGAACCTCGTACGCGACATGGCGTACAACAAACAGAACCAACTGCTGCTCGAACTGAAGGTGAAGAGCGACAAGCACCCCGAGGCCAACAGCTGGGGCTACTACACCAAGAGCGAGATCCGCCGCCTCGTCGCGCTCGGCGAGAAGTACCACGTCACGATCGTTCCCGAGATCAACTCGCCGGGCCACATGGACCCTTGGCTGGAAAACCGCACCGACCTGCAGCTCACCGACTCCGACGGAAAGCCGCAGCCGTCCCGCCTCGACATCACCAAGGACGAGGCCTTCGCCTACTACACGAGCCTCATCGACGAGTACGCCGAGGTGTTCCCCGCCAAGTCCTGGCACATGGGCGCCGACGAATACATGCTCGGCTCTGACTTCGCCAAGTACCCGCACATCCTGGAGTACGCGCGCAAGAAGTACGGCGCGAACGCGACCCCGCAGGACGCATTCGTCGACTTCATCAACCGCGTGCACGCCTACGCGACGCGGCAGGGCAAGCAACTGCGCATCTGGAACGACGGCCTGACCGGTGCCAACACCGTGCCCGTCGCCGCCGGGACGAGCGTCGAGCACTGGCTGGACGTGCAGACCAAGCCGAGCCAACTCATCGCGCAGGGCCACCCGTTGCAGAACGCCGCGTACGCCCTCTATCTCGTACGCGGCGGCTTCCACACGAACACCAAGGCGCTCTACGACCAGGCCTGGGATCCGCGCAGCTTCGAGGGCGAGAAGCTGGCCTCACGGGACGGCATCACCGGGGCGAAGATCAGCCTGTGGCCCGACAACGGGCGCGGTGAGACCGAGAACCAGGTCGCGGCCGCCATGGCGATGCCGCTCAGCCACATCGCCCAGGTGACGTGGGGCGCGGCGCACCCCGACCCGACGTACGCGGACTTCACCGCCCGTGCCGACACGGTGGGCCACGCGCCCGGCTGGCGGGACCTCACACGGACCCCGGTCGCCGACGGGACATACACCCTCCGGGACACCAAGGGCCATGCGAAGCCTGCCCGTTACGAGATCAAGCGCACCGCCGACGGCTATGTGACCCTCAAGTCCGCGTCGAGCGGCGCGTGCCTGGAGACCCGCAGCGGCAAGCTCACGCTCAACGTGCCGTTGCAGCCCGGCACGGCCGTTACCGAGGAGACCTGCGACCCGGCGAACACCCTGCAGCGCTGGCAGCTCACGGAGAGGGCCGGTGGTTACCGGCTCACCAACGCCATCACACGCATGAGCGCGCACGTCACCGACGACGGACGGATCCTCCAGTACCCGGACGACCAACAGCCGCCCGCCGCATGGACATTGACCACCCGCTGA
- a CDS encoding matrixin family metalloprotease, with the protein MRSKARHLAVTTVALAGLFGGLSTGSSQAAQNPSDTEKSPLAAYCDSDRAVPADVIGRTVSLADCDLRGRLIKVGDLGVRVPTQENKGVTYSVQLSEDAAPDQPLSINVRRHDGKVTTTVRRAGDPAVGTKSAPAKCDDGEYAFSKDGDSWDDDPMEWRFNQGSVPGYLDGETIKNEVTESADNIDFGRNNCGLAEDLDSDDATYEGTTDSGTNIGLESCDDEDGDSVVAFGDRRAGVLATTCAYESWWFGWYIDEADIEINDNQSEAPFLRAGNTCFSEFYLESTMTHEFGHAFGLGHVPSGHENLTMTPSADRCSNDKSYLGKGDYNGLHELEVTD; encoded by the coding sequence ATGCGCAGCAAAGCCAGGCATCTGGCCGTTACCACGGTCGCGCTCGCCGGGCTGTTCGGTGGCCTGTCCACCGGATCATCACAGGCCGCACAGAACCCGTCGGATACGGAGAAGTCGCCACTGGCGGCGTACTGCGACAGCGACCGCGCCGTCCCGGCAGACGTCATCGGCAGAACGGTCTCGCTCGCGGACTGCGATCTGCGCGGCCGGCTCATCAAGGTGGGGGACCTCGGCGTCCGCGTGCCGACGCAGGAGAACAAGGGCGTCACGTACTCGGTACAGCTGAGCGAGGACGCCGCGCCGGACCAGCCGTTGAGCATCAACGTCCGGCGTCACGACGGCAAGGTGACGACCACGGTGCGCCGAGCCGGCGACCCGGCGGTCGGCACCAAGTCGGCACCGGCCAAGTGCGACGACGGCGAGTACGCCTTCAGCAAGGACGGCGACAGCTGGGACGACGACCCCATGGAGTGGCGCTTCAACCAAGGCTCCGTGCCCGGCTATCTCGACGGCGAGACCATCAAGAACGAGGTCACGGAGTCGGCCGACAACATCGACTTCGGCCGCAACAACTGCGGTCTCGCCGAAGATCTCGACTCCGACGACGCGACGTACGAAGGCACCACGGACAGCGGGACCAACATCGGCCTCGAGTCCTGCGACGACGAAGACGGCGACAGCGTCGTCGCCTTCGGGGACCGGCGCGCCGGAGTCCTGGCGACCACCTGCGCGTACGAGTCCTGGTGGTTCGGCTGGTACATCGACGAGGCCGACATCGAGATCAACGACAACCAGAGCGAGGCACCGTTCCTGCGCGCCGGGAACACCTGCTTCAGCGAGTTCTACCTCGAGTCCACGATGACCCACGAGTTCGGCCACGCCTTCGGCCTCGGCCACGTGCCGAGCGGCCACGAGAACCTCACGATGACACCGTCCGCGGACCGCTGCAGCAACGACAAGAGCTACCTGGGCAAGGGCGACTACAACGGCCTGCACGAGCTCGAAGTGACGGACTGA
- a CDS encoding DUF6368 family protein, translating to MSGPVLVIELAEVVPRASIQRVREFLVRSAARFEEKRVGEYDVSIHAESLGIMDTGDVDGRRPVLVSLMGPGIGNEAVFEAEHADEVDQESLIGFAPTHAVDVIAFCNSQPIVAGLPGIVAAPTDPWPAAYGSAEFLRAWARQPGFRLLK from the coding sequence ATGAGCGGACCTGTATTGGTGATCGAGTTGGCGGAGGTCGTCCCCCGCGCGTCGATCCAGCGAGTCCGCGAGTTTCTGGTTCGCTCCGCGGCGCGGTTTGAGGAGAAGCGGGTCGGCGAGTATGACGTGAGCATTCACGCGGAGAGCCTCGGCATCATGGACACCGGGGACGTTGACGGGCGTCGGCCCGTCCTGGTCTCTCTGATGGGACCAGGCATCGGCAACGAGGCTGTCTTCGAGGCCGAACACGCCGACGAGGTCGACCAGGAATCTCTCATCGGCTTCGCACCGACCCACGCCGTCGACGTCATCGCGTTCTGCAACAGCCAGCCCATCGTGGCCGGCCTTCCGGGCATCGTCGCTGCGCCGACCGATCCGTGGCCCGCCGCATACGGCTCAGCGGAATTCCTCAGAGCCTGGGCCCGACAGCCCGGCTTCCGTCTCCTGAAGTAG
- a CDS encoding alpha-L-fucosidase, whose protein sequence is MTVSRRIFMAAAVTTAVTASSTSLASAAATRPGGAEPPYRIPISPEDTPDEVIAKAAQVRPTERQIAWQRLEQTAFLHFGVNTFTGLEWGTGDEDPDVFQPSGLDTDQWARALRDGGFKLAILTVKHHDGFVLYPSRYTKHSVVSSSWQGGKGDVLRSFADSLRRHDIKVGVYISPADENQYLDGVYANGSKRSPRTIPTLTADDDRTGDDLRSFTLDATDYGAHMLNQLYEVLTEYGPVDEVWFDGAQGRIPPEKVETYDWDSWYAVVRALAPNATVAVRGPDVRWVGNEGGLARENEWSVVPVKDSGNGSIDYALKYDAPDQGSREALAEARAVAQYVQWWPAECDVSIRPGWFYHEDQQPKSVEQLTDIWFRSVGRNSVLLLNIPPDKRGLLPDADVARLREFRERLGRELPEDFARGARVRGDGACAGHAVDGDPDSAWKCPAPSRGTLTVDLGQERGVDRIRLGEDIRRGQQLEGAVIEARASSGGEWSVVTEVATVGASRVLALASPVRAREWRLRVTASRGAVRLAEFGLYGARV, encoded by the coding sequence ATGACCGTCAGCAGACGCATCTTCATGGCCGCCGCCGTCACCACGGCCGTCACCGCGTCGAGCACCTCGCTCGCGTCGGCCGCCGCGACCCGCCCCGGTGGCGCCGAACCGCCGTACCGCATCCCGATCAGCCCCGAGGACACCCCGGACGAAGTCATCGCCAAGGCCGCCCAAGTGCGGCCCACGGAACGGCAGATCGCCTGGCAGCGCCTGGAGCAGACCGCGTTTCTGCACTTCGGCGTCAACACATTCACCGGCCTCGAATGGGGCACGGGCGACGAGGACCCCGACGTCTTCCAGCCGTCCGGGCTCGACACCGACCAGTGGGCCAGGGCCCTGCGCGACGGCGGGTTCAAGCTCGCCATCCTCACCGTCAAACACCACGACGGCTTCGTGCTCTACCCCTCGCGCTACACCAAGCACAGTGTGGTGAGCAGCAGTTGGCAGGGCGGCAAGGGCGACGTTCTGCGCTCCTTCGCCGACTCGCTGCGGCGCCACGACATCAAGGTGGGCGTCTACATCTCGCCCGCCGACGAGAACCAGTACCTCGACGGCGTCTACGCCAACGGAAGCAAGCGCTCGCCCCGCACCATCCCCACGCTCACGGCCGACGACGACCGGACGGGCGACGACCTGCGCTCCTTCACCCTCGACGCCACCGACTACGGCGCCCACATGCTCAACCAGCTCTACGAAGTGCTCACCGAGTACGGCCCGGTCGACGAGGTGTGGTTCGACGGGGCGCAGGGCCGCATCCCGCCGGAGAAGGTGGAAACGTACGACTGGGACAGCTGGTACGCGGTCGTCCGCGCCCTGGCGCCGAACGCGACGGTCGCCGTGCGCGGGCCGGATGTCCGGTGGGTCGGCAACGAGGGCGGGCTCGCGCGGGAGAACGAGTGGAGCGTCGTGCCGGTCAAGGACTCCGGCAACGGCAGCATCGACTATGCGCTCAAGTACGACGCGCCCGACCAGGGCAGCAGGGAGGCGCTGGCCGAGGCGCGGGCGGTCGCCCAGTACGTGCAGTGGTGGCCGGCGGAGTGCGATGTCTCGATCCGGCCGGGATGGTTCTACCACGAGGACCAACAGCCCAAGTCCGTAGAGCAGTTGACGGACATCTGGTTCCGCTCGGTGGGCCGCAACTCGGTGCTGCTCCTGAACATCCCGCCGGACAAGCGGGGACTGCTGCCGGACGCCGATGTGGCGCGACTGCGGGAGTTCCGCGAGCGACTCGGGCGCGAGCTGCCGGAGGACTTCGCGCGGGGCGCGCGGGTTCGGGGGGACGGGGCGTGTGCGGGGCACGCGGTGGACGGTGACCCGGACTCGGCGTGGAAGTGCCCGGCCCCTTCGCGGGGGACGCTGACCGTCGACCTCGGGCAGGAGCGGGGCGTCGACCGGATCCGGCTCGGGGAGGACATTCGCCGGGGGCAGCAGTTGGAGGGGGCGGTGATCGAGGCACGGGCGTCGTCCGGTGGGGAGTGGTCTGTCGTGACGGAGGTTGCGACGGTGGGCGCGAGTCGCGTGCTCGCGCTGGCCTCACCGGTGAGGGCCCGGGAGTGGCGGCTGCGGGTGACTGCGTCGCGAGGGGCGGTGCGGTTGGCGGAGTTCGGGTTGTACGGGGCGCGGGTGTAG